The genomic window ATTTTTTGAATAGCAAAAGACATTTGATCAGGCGCCAGGAACTGACCTTTTTTTATATTGACAAATTTTCCGGTTCTGGCAGCTGCAACGATCAGATCTGTTTGACGACAAAGAAATGCCGGTATTTGCAGCACATCCACATATTCTGCCGCCAAAGCTGCATCGCTTGATTCATGGATATCCGTAATAACCGGAACATTAAAAGCATTACCGGCATGCTGAAGAATTTTCAATGCGGTTTTATCACCTATTCCTGTAAATGAATCAAGTTTTGAACGGTTGGCTTTCTTAAAAGATGCCTTAAAAATAAGGGGAATTTCAAGCCGATCAGTAATGCGAACTAACTGCTCAGCTGTTTCCATAACAACTGACTCACTTTCCACGACGCATGGCCCGGCGATGAGGAAGAAGTTTGAATGAATAAGCTCATTAAACCCATTAAATTTCCGTTTCATCCATTAAACAATAATACAATTAACATTAAATACAAGCTACAACATAAACCTTTCAATCTAAACAAATCTATTTCAATGATATGAAAAAACCAGACTGGCCATCTGTCTCAACTGAATATTCAAAAACATCAATTTTATAACCAGCTTGCTTAATTAACTCATCAAAGTATCTTCTATCATAACGAACGCAATGGAGAGGCATCTTCCAGGTCATAATGTAATTTTCTGGATTCTCAAGTTCATCTTCGACATTCTCCTCCACAAATGCAGTAAAGAATATTTTGCCAGTCGAAGCAATTATACGTTTAAATTCTCGTAAATAATTCATAATATCTCCTGATCTCATATGCGAGAATACAGAATATAAATATACTACATCAATCTCACCATTACTAAATGGTAATACTATTCCATCTTTCATATCTAATCCATTTATATTATATAATTCATTATGCATATCCACCTTGATAAACATAAAATTCAAAGAAGCAGTTTGCAAATATTTATTACACCAATTGATCGATTTTTGACTCACATCTATTCCATAATATTGCTTTATGCTAGGAAGTTCATGTAATAATCCAATCGCTAATCTTCCAACGCCACAGCCGACATCCAATACTTTTGAATTGTTTGTTACACCCATTCTAGTAATCAACC from Chitinophagales bacterium includes these protein-coding regions:
- the kdsA gene encoding 3-deoxy-8-phosphooctulonate synthase, with the protein product MKRKFNGFNELIHSNFFLIAGPCVVESESVVMETAEQLVRITDRLEIPLIFKASFKKANRSKLDSFTGIGDKTALKILQHAGNAFNVPVITDIHESSDAALAAEYVDVLQIPAFLCRQTDLIVAAARTGKFVNIKKGQFLAPDQMSFAIQKMVESGNSKIILTERGVSFGYQDLIVDYRSIPIMQQFGYPVVLDCTHSLQKPNQASGVTGGNPQMIETIAKAGIATGVDGLFIETHPNPSVAKSDGANMLPLKEMENLLEKLVRIRKAIV
- a CDS encoding class I SAM-dependent methyltransferase, with product MGINKLKKIYYRMLADSVKYGSIYLPARHLRYCGTDFYNDDHFFNSAIYEARRLITRMGVTNNSKVLDVGCGVGRLAIGLLHELPSIKQYYGIDVSQKSINWCNKYLQTASLNFMFIKVDMHNELYNINGLDMKDGIVLPFSNGEIDVVYLYSVFSHMRSGDIMNYLREFKRIIASTGKIFFTAFVEENVEDELENPENYIMTWKMPLHCVRYDRRYFDELIKQAGYKIDVFEYSVETDGQSGFFISLK